In Elaeis guineensis isolate ETL-2024a chromosome 1, EG11, whole genome shotgun sequence, a genomic segment contains:
- the LOC105033890 gene encoding peptide methionine sulfoxide reductase B5 — MGIQHQLLRNASQAPSKTLIALTPQIPPARIPVYVHSSRCSAALSRSFYRIPLNSTINPPKISTLSAPKPRLVLSHPSRRVGAVMASTGSVQKSEEEWRAILSPEQFRILRMKGTEYPGTGQYDKFFAEGIYECAGCGTPLYKSTTKFNSGCGWPAFYEGLPGAINRSPDPDGRRTEITCAACGGHLGHVFKGEGFNTPTDERHCVNSISLKFTPAS, encoded by the exons ATGGGGATCCAGCACCAGCTTTTGAGGAATGCATCCCAGGCTCCATCCAAAACCCTAATAGCTCTCACTCCCCAGATCCCCCCTGCCCGGATTCCAGTCTACGTTCACTCTTCCAGGTGCAGCGCCGCATTAAGTAGATCTTTCTACAGAATCCCTTTAAATTCTACAATAAATCCGCCCAAGATCAGCACTTTATCCGCACCCAAGCCGAGGTTGGTGTTGTCTCATCCGAGCCGGAGGGTTGGTGCTGTGATGGCGTCGACGGGTTCCGTCCAGAAATCGGAGGAGGAGTGGAGGGCGATCCTCTCGCCGGAGCAGTTTCGGATCCTTCGGATGAAGGGAACTGA ATACCCAGGCACTGGTCAATATGACAAATTCTTTGCTGAGGGCATATATGAATGTGCTGGTTGTGGGACCCCACTTTACAAATCCACTACCAAGTTCAATTCTGGGTGTGGCTGGCCAGCTTTCTACGAGGGTCTTCCTGGAGCCATAAATCGCTCG CCTGATCCTGATGGAAGGAGAACGGAAATAACTTGTGCAGCTTgtggtgggcatttgggtcatGTGTTTAAAGGCGAGGGGTTTAACACACCAACTGATGAACGTCATTGTGTCAATAGCATTTCGCTCAAGTTCACTCCTGCCTCCTAA